Proteins from one Cetobacterium sp. ZOR0034 genomic window:
- a CDS encoding 4Fe-4S binding protein translates to MHIIDKDTCIGCGACEGTCPVSAISADTNGKYEIGEACVDCGACAGVCPVSAITA, encoded by the coding sequence ATGCATATAATAGATAAAGACACTTGTATTGGTTGTGGAGCTTGCGAAGGAACTTGTCCAGTATCAGCAATATCAGCTGACACAAATGGAAAATATGAAATTGGTGAGGCTTGTGTAGACTGTGGAGCTTGCGCAGGAGTTTGCCCAGTATCAGCAATAACAGCATAG